Part of the Desulfofalx alkaliphila DSM 12257 genome is shown below.
GTACATTCCCTTTGATAAATTATCATCACAGTTACTATTTAACGTCATATCAAACAGTTACGAGCAGCAAAGCGTTATTATAACATCAAATCTTGAGTTCGGCCGCTGGAATGATATCTTCCGGGATGACCGGCTAACAGCTGCTCTAATTGATAGATTAGTCCATCACGCCCACATATTAGGCTTTACCGGTCCCAGCTATCGCTATCGGGAGGCTATCTTGGCTAGGGGTAATGGGGAAATGATC
Proteins encoded:
- a CDS encoding ATP-binding protein, with the protein product YIPFDKLSSQLLFNVISNSYEQQSVIITSNLEFGRWNDIFRDDRLTAALIDRLVHHAHILGFTGPSYRYREAILARGNGEMIDS